A window of Costertonia aggregata contains these coding sequences:
- a CDS encoding type VI secretion system baseplate subunit TssF, with protein MKTLTKEEIKDRLIRRAAETWGVDDIEIEFSFDPMVSILFDACAHEFERISDTVKASRTRITERLVDLLTPEISVTAKPAHAVMHALPVDAHIDINERSQFYHRKRMPIFRNNGKNDFEDYFFSPAGDFTLNNCELKYVVHPNKVVKYENHREVPFLSESELKQNTETSCIYLGIRPAPGLIELNQLLCYFDVLNFSQKELLAHHINIASWSLNGTELNVVRGYNDKTDNLHSFSGYINESIQSKQRFYEEHVKQFYKNHFYTIDSTINVAENTKHYPENFKDFITKEGLNDFKQPLLWIRISFSSVVSQQMLDNLHCHINCFPVLNKKAHETNKRLQSYLNILPLNVDDDYFFDVQKIEGDSGNIYFIQNREKTDDDNPNAYLRYGGVSRFDERDASELLNYTLDLLKEDSVAFSAINDDFIDSNIKDLKKTVSRIEQQIELRDFKKNKVPYLIINKNSIDKNKDDVVFASYWTTAGEKANKIHPHTKLVQYSGTAFMPNSLVFITGTVGGRDEPTASEKIYAYREHVLSKGKVITRQDIVQYCYSIFRESVSNIQIKKGVMVGQQEGIGYMPTTDIHITKNIDASYTEEDWEHLKKELLIGLENRSANILPFRIFYVN; from the coding sequence ATGAAAACCCTTACCAAAGAAGAGATAAAGGATCGCCTCATCCGCAGGGCAGCAGAAACTTGGGGTGTAGATGATATAGAGATAGAGTTCTCTTTTGACCCTATGGTGAGTATTTTATTTGATGCTTGTGCCCATGAATTTGAACGAATATCCGATACGGTAAAGGCGAGCCGTACCAGAATTACCGAACGCCTGGTAGATCTGTTGACCCCAGAGATATCGGTCACGGCAAAACCAGCACACGCCGTAATGCACGCACTCCCGGTCGATGCCCATATCGATATCAATGAACGTTCCCAATTTTATCATAGAAAACGAATGCCCATTTTTAGAAATAACGGGAAAAACGACTTTGAGGATTATTTTTTCTCTCCGGCCGGAGACTTTACACTAAACAATTGCGAACTAAAGTATGTAGTACATCCCAACAAAGTCGTGAAGTATGAAAACCATAGGGAGGTACCATTTTTATCAGAGTCGGAACTAAAGCAAAACACCGAAACCTCTTGCATTTATCTAGGTATTCGGCCAGCACCGGGACTAATAGAGCTCAACCAGCTATTATGCTATTTTGATGTACTTAACTTTTCACAAAAAGAGTTGTTGGCACATCATATCAATATTGCCTCATGGTCATTAAACGGCACAGAACTCAATGTTGTAAGGGGATATAATGATAAAACCGACAACTTACATTCTTTTTCCGGGTATATAAATGAATCCATACAAAGCAAACAGCGCTTTTACGAGGAACACGTAAAGCAATTTTACAAAAACCATTTTTATACCATTGATAGCACAATCAACGTTGCCGAGAATACCAAACACTACCCTGAGAATTTCAAGGACTTTATCACTAAAGAAGGCTTGAATGATTTCAAGCAACCTCTGCTATGGATTCGTATTTCGTTCTCTAGTGTAGTTTCGCAACAAATGCTCGATAATCTACATTGCCATATCAATTGCTTTCCCGTATTGAACAAAAAAGCGCACGAAACAAATAAGAGGTTACAATCCTATTTGAACATTTTACCCTTGAATGTAGATGATGATTATTTTTTTGACGTTCAAAAGATAGAGGGTGATAGCGGTAATATCTATTTTATCCAAAACAGGGAGAAAACCGATGATGACAACCCAAATGCCTATCTAAGATATGGCGGCGTATCACGTTTTGATGAACGTGATGCATCGGAGTTGCTCAATTACACATTGGATCTGTTAAAAGAGGATAGTGTGGCCTTTTCGGCCATAAACGATGATTTTATCGATTCAAACATAAAAGACCTTAAAAAAACAGTCTCCCGTATCGAGCAACAAATTGAACTACGGGATTTTAAAAAGAATAAAGTCCCTTATCTAATTATCAATAAAAACAGTATAGATAAAAATAAGGATGATGTGGTGTTTGCATCCTATTGGACCACAGCTGGGGAAAAAGCGAATAAAATTCATCCCCATACCAAACTTGTGCAATATTCGGGAACTGCCTTTATGCCCAACTCGCTTGTATTTATAACAGGTACCGTGGGTGGCAGGGACGAGCCTACCGCCAGTGAGAAAATATATGCGTATAGAGAGCATGTGCTTTCCAAAGGGAAGGTTATAACCAGGCAGGATATCGTTCAATACTGTTACAGTATTTTCAGGGAAAGCGTTTCCAACATACAGATAAAGAAAGGGGTAATGGTGGGACAGCAAGAAGGCATTGGTTACATGCCTACTACCGATATACATATCACCAAAAATATAGATGCTTCTTACACAGAAGAGGACTGGGAACACTTAAAAAAAGAATTGCTGATAGGGCTTGAAAACAGGTCGGCCAATATTCTCCCTTTCAGGATATTTTATGTGAACTAA
- a CDS encoding GPW/gp25 family protein, whose product MAKPYYKAPFDFKRFFEKKELQKISLQESISQFISVIITTYFQEYTFDDDFGSEIWESDFDLLVNTNVLKERIKKSLKEQIDTYEKRLAKVNLDIDLRENISESSKKVRLKKFLKIVITGVIVKTDEPYSFVGDYYLAPLSYK is encoded by the coding sequence ATGGCAAAACCCTACTACAAGGCCCCATTTGATTTTAAACGTTTTTTTGAAAAAAAAGAACTCCAAAAAATATCTTTACAGGAATCCATTTCCCAATTTATCAGTGTCATCATCACTACATATTTTCAGGAATACACCTTTGACGATGATTTTGGAAGTGAAATCTGGGAATCGGATTTTGACCTATTGGTCAATACCAATGTCTTGAAAGAGCGCATTAAAAAATCGTTGAAAGAACAAATAGACACTTATGAAAAAAGATTGGCAAAAGTTAATCTGGATATTGATTTGAGAGAAAATATTTCTGAAAGTTCTAAAAAAGTACGGTTAAAAAAATTTCTCAAAATCGTGATAACCGGAGTAATAGTCAAAACCGATGAACCCTATAGTTTTGTAGGCGACTACTATTTGGCACCGTTATCTTACAAATAA
- a CDS encoding AAA family ATPase: MLNKEVNKATYIASQIAEEHRHQNYGAAHMVKALLNRDLSLLRHLHGLDIDVYYVEEWAEVRMEDYSKRAMHVSSSTPDEAVQCILDEAEGIKTKLKKEEVDLICLFIAAITPGVGFNYDQLKALPVNHAQLLGRLSGISNDKNVTKPTITNHAEAFSEKNDVLKKYTIDILNLAKNGVFAAIVNRDKELKKITEILSRKSKPNVIVIGEAGVGKTTLVQNLAREIEQLKIVETLQKVQLLEVDVANLLSGASYKGEVEDRLQSIFNEAKQLEKPVLFIDNIHSLLQDSAISQGILNVLKAELNKGEVTLIGTTSADNHRKYIVTDEAFARRFETVLLEEPSKQQALEILKSIGHTFSEHHNLQLSESTLQEAIRLSKRYLKDKSLPDSALDLLDRTMSAANVSKQSLPSDLEELKNSIEHIQDKDSEEVKNKLLDTVYLTLKNKLSPIVQGKYDTEDAFGFSSYNKKRGYIDSLLKNIEEHSKQELTAINEEDLAAMVSNITGIPAGKVQKQEQERLLEMEATLKKRVIGQDNAVKTVAEAIIESRSGLSKAGQPIGSFFFSGPTGTGKTELAKSLAEFLFNDESAIVRFDMSEFKEEHSAALLYGAPPGYVGYEEGGMLVNKIREKPYAIVLFDEIEKAHQSVFDVFLQILDEGKLSDRLGKIGDFSNAVILFTSNIGSEFISESITAGKIPSSEKLLEIMSTYFRPEFLGRITEIVPFAPISEKNVPFIFDLHLKKELLSLTERLGITVEIDEKTRKYLSLDGFSPTYGVRPLKAVIRNKLKRPLSKMLISGTLKAPQTVKVQLKEKELVFNVVKP, from the coding sequence ATGTTAAACAAAGAAGTAAACAAAGCTACCTACATTGCATCCCAAATTGCGGAAGAGCATCGGCATCAAAATTATGGTGCAGCCCATATGGTAAAGGCCCTGCTCAATAGGGACTTATCGCTTTTAAGACATCTTCACGGTCTGGATATAGACGTGTATTATGTAGAGGAATGGGCAGAAGTACGTATGGAAGACTATTCAAAACGCGCCATGCACGTTAGTTCTTCAACGCCCGATGAGGCCGTACAATGTATTCTTGATGAGGCAGAGGGTATCAAAACAAAATTAAAAAAAGAAGAAGTTGACCTCATTTGCCTTTTCATTGCCGCAATAACCCCAGGTGTAGGTTTTAATTACGACCAACTTAAAGCATTACCTGTAAACCATGCCCAGCTTTTGGGAAGATTGAGTGGCATTAGCAATGATAAAAACGTAACGAAACCTACGATAACAAACCACGCAGAAGCATTTTCCGAAAAAAATGATGTTCTCAAAAAATATACGATAGATATATTGAATTTGGCAAAAAACGGTGTGTTTGCTGCAATCGTGAACAGGGATAAAGAGCTTAAAAAAATTACGGAAATTCTTAGTAGAAAGTCAAAACCCAATGTTATCGTAATTGGTGAGGCAGGTGTGGGAAAGACGACCCTGGTACAAAATCTAGCTCGTGAAATAGAGCAATTAAAAATAGTCGAAACCTTACAAAAAGTGCAACTTTTAGAGGTTGATGTGGCCAACTTACTTTCCGGCGCTTCATATAAAGGAGAGGTAGAAGACCGTTTGCAATCTATCTTTAACGAAGCAAAACAACTTGAGAAACCCGTGCTTTTTATTGACAACATACATTCATTGTTACAAGATAGCGCTATAAGCCAAGGTATCCTAAATGTCCTGAAAGCTGAGCTGAATAAGGGTGAAGTTACCCTTATTGGCACTACGTCTGCCGACAATCACAGAAAATATATAGTGACAGATGAAGCGTTTGCCCGAAGGTTCGAAACAGTACTATTGGAAGAGCCAAGCAAACAACAGGCCTTGGAAATCTTGAAAAGTATAGGGCATACTTTCAGCGAGCATCATAATTTGCAATTATCCGAGAGTACGTTACAAGAAGCCATTAGGTTGTCCAAAAGATATTTAAAGGACAAGAGTTTGCCAGATTCGGCATTGGACCTTTTGGACCGGACAATGTCAGCGGCAAATGTTTCCAAACAATCACTGCCCAGTGATTTAGAGGAACTTAAAAATAGTATTGAACATATACAGGATAAAGATTCGGAAGAAGTAAAAAACAAGCTTTTGGACACGGTATACCTTACGCTTAAAAATAAGCTTAGCCCAATTGTCCAAGGGAAATATGATACCGAGGATGCTTTTGGTTTTTCATCCTACAATAAAAAACGTGGGTATATTGATTCACTTTTAAAAAATATCGAAGAACATTCAAAACAAGAGCTTACGGCAATAAATGAAGAAGATTTGGCCGCCATGGTTTCCAACATTACCGGTATACCTGCCGGAAAGGTACAAAAGCAAGAACAAGAACGTCTTTTGGAAATGGAAGCTACCCTTAAAAAAAGGGTCATAGGTCAGGACAATGCTGTAAAAACAGTGGCAGAGGCCATTATTGAATCCAGATCGGGCCTTTCCAAAGCGGGTCAGCCCATTGGTTCTTTCTTCTTTTCCGGACCCACGGGAACCGGAAAAACGGAATTGGCCAAATCCTTGGCCGAATTTCTTTTCAATGATGAAAGTGCCATTGTGCGGTTTGATATGTCCGAATTCAAAGAAGAACATTCAGCCGCTTTACTGTATGGTGCCCCTCCAGGGTATGTGGGATATGAAGAGGGTGGTATGTTAGTGAACAAAATAAGGGAAAAACCTTATGCCATCGTACTTTTTGATGAAATAGAAAAGGCCCACCAATCGGTATTTGATGTTTTCCTTCAAATTTTGGACGAAGGAAAATTAAGTGATCGATTGGGGAAAATAGGTGATTTTTCAAATGCCGTCATACTTTTCACATCAAATATTGGGTCGGAATTTATTTCGGAATCCATTACTGCCGGAAAAATTCCGTCTTCAGAGAAACTTTTGGAAATAATGTCTACTTATTTTAGACCGGAATTTTTGGGCCGAATAACGGAGATTGTCCCTTTTGCCCCTATTTCGGAAAAAAATGTCCCTTTTATATTTGACCTACATCTAAAAAAAGAATTGCTTTCGCTAACAGAGCGTTTGGGGATAACTGTAGAAATCGACGAAAAAACAAGAAAGTATCTATCTTTGGATGGCTTCTCCCCCACCTATGGGGTCCGGCCGCTGAAAGCCGTAATACGGAACAAACTTAAGAGACCCTTGTCTAAAATGTTGATATCCGGAACTCTGAAAGCGCCGCAGACGGTGAAGGTTCAACTTAAGGAAAAAGAGCTGGTGTTTAATGTAGTAAAACCTTAA